A genomic segment from Heptranchias perlo isolate sHepPer1 chromosome 18, sHepPer1.hap1, whole genome shotgun sequence encodes:
- the tmem19 gene encoding transmembrane protein 19 isoform X1, with the protein MVIMFLRTGTSRGTLVNVRIIHRDPSYEELVNMIANIVILSLIVAISLSFWIVSMTASTYYGTLRPVSPWRWLFSVLVPLIITSHALKKKSLDRSGAIGALIVGFILTIANFSFFAALLTFFVSSSKLTKWKGEAKKRLDAEYKEGGQRNWIQVFCNGAVPTELALLYMIESGPGEVAIDFSKQYTASWMCLSLLGALACSSGDTWASEIGSVFSKKQPRLITTWEKVPIGTNGGVTFVGLVSSLLGGTAIGLAYLLTQLIFVEDLDISPPQWPIVLYGAAAGFLGSILDSYLGAIMQYSGFDEDSGMVVNHITPNGRHISGKPILDNNAVNLFSAILIALLLPGMTWPFWPRKLAI; encoded by the exons ATGGTAATAATGTTTCTCCGAACTGGGACCAGCAGAG GTACTCTTGTGAACGTACGCATCATTCACCGGGACCCTTCATACGAAGAATTAGTAAACATGATAGCAAATATTGTTATCCTGAGTTTGATAGTGGCCATATCGTTGTCATTTTGGATTGTGTCCATGACTGCAAGTACTTATTATG GTACTTTACGACCTGTGTCACCCTGGCGATGGCTGTTTTCTGTGTTAGTTCCACTAATTATTACTTCACATGCACTAAAGAAGAAAAGTCTTGATCGTAGTGGAGCTATAGGAG CGTTGATTGTTGGATTCATCCTTACAATTGCCAACTTCAGTTTCTTCGCTGCGTTGCTAACTTTTTTTGTTAGCTCATCAAAACTTACAAAATGGAAGGGAGAAGCGAAGAAGCGTTTGGATGCAGAATATAAGGAAG GTGGCCAGAGGAACTGGATACAGGTATTCTGTAATGGAGCTGTTCCTACAGAGCTTGCCTTACTTTATATGATTGAAAGTGGGCCAGGAGAAGTTGCAATTGATTTTTCAAAACAATACACTGCCTCTTGGATGTGCCTGTCTCTCCTGGGAGCTCTGGCTTGCAGTTCAGGGGATACCTGGGCATCAGAGATAGGAAGTGTCTTCAGCAAGAAGCAACCAAGGCTGATAACCACCTGGGAAAAGGTTCCCATTG GAACTAATGGAGGGGTTACCTTTGTGGGTCTTGTATCAAGTTTACTTGGTGGAACGGCTATTGGATTAGCCTACCTGCTAACTCAGCTGATATTTGTGGAGGACCTGGATATTTCACCACCTCAGTGGCCAATTGTTTTATATGGTGCTGCAGCAGGTTTTCTTGGTTCCATTTTGGATTCCTATCTAGGCGCCATAATGCAGTATTCAG GTTTTGATGAAGACAGTGGGATGGTTGTTAATCACATTACTCCGAATGGAAGGCACATATCAGGAAAACCTATCCTGGATAACAATGCAGTCAATCTCTTCTCTGCCATCCTTATTGCTCTACTGCTGCCAGGAATGACCTGGCCTTTTTGGCCAAGGAAattagcaatttaa
- the tmem19 gene encoding transmembrane protein 19 isoform X2, with the protein MIANIVILSLIVAISLSFWIVSMTASTYYGTLRPVSPWRWLFSVLVPLIITSHALKKKSLDRSGAIGALIVGFILTIANFSFFAALLTFFVSSSKLTKWKGEAKKRLDAEYKEGGQRNWIQVFCNGAVPTELALLYMIESGPGEVAIDFSKQYTASWMCLSLLGALACSSGDTWASEIGSVFSKKQPRLITTWEKVPIGTNGGVTFVGLVSSLLGGTAIGLAYLLTQLIFVEDLDISPPQWPIVLYGAAAGFLGSILDSYLGAIMQYSGFDEDSGMVVNHITPNGRHISGKPILDNNAVNLFSAILIALLLPGMTWPFWPRKLAI; encoded by the exons ATGATAGCAAATATTGTTATCCTGAGTTTGATAGTGGCCATATCGTTGTCATTTTGGATTGTGTCCATGACTGCAAGTACTTATTATG GTACTTTACGACCTGTGTCACCCTGGCGATGGCTGTTTTCTGTGTTAGTTCCACTAATTATTACTTCACATGCACTAAAGAAGAAAAGTCTTGATCGTAGTGGAGCTATAGGAG CGTTGATTGTTGGATTCATCCTTACAATTGCCAACTTCAGTTTCTTCGCTGCGTTGCTAACTTTTTTTGTTAGCTCATCAAAACTTACAAAATGGAAGGGAGAAGCGAAGAAGCGTTTGGATGCAGAATATAAGGAAG GTGGCCAGAGGAACTGGATACAGGTATTCTGTAATGGAGCTGTTCCTACAGAGCTTGCCTTACTTTATATGATTGAAAGTGGGCCAGGAGAAGTTGCAATTGATTTTTCAAAACAATACACTGCCTCTTGGATGTGCCTGTCTCTCCTGGGAGCTCTGGCTTGCAGTTCAGGGGATACCTGGGCATCAGAGATAGGAAGTGTCTTCAGCAAGAAGCAACCAAGGCTGATAACCACCTGGGAAAAGGTTCCCATTG GAACTAATGGAGGGGTTACCTTTGTGGGTCTTGTATCAAGTTTACTTGGTGGAACGGCTATTGGATTAGCCTACCTGCTAACTCAGCTGATATTTGTGGAGGACCTGGATATTTCACCACCTCAGTGGCCAATTGTTTTATATGGTGCTGCAGCAGGTTTTCTTGGTTCCATTTTGGATTCCTATCTAGGCGCCATAATGCAGTATTCAG GTTTTGATGAAGACAGTGGGATGGTTGTTAATCACATTACTCCGAATGGAAGGCACATATCAGGAAAACCTATCCTGGATAACAATGCAGTCAATCTCTTCTCTGCCATCCTTATTGCTCTACTGCTGCCAGGAATGACCTGGCCTTTTTGGCCAAGGAAattagcaatttaa